From Nerophis lumbriciformis linkage group LG13, RoL_Nlum_v2.1, whole genome shotgun sequence, one genomic window encodes:
- the LOC133613940 gene encoding olfactory receptor 10J4-like, giving the protein MDAELNGTFIHLGGFVEMVKYRYLYFVVLLTVYILILCTNCTIICLIWTHRNLHQPMYIFIAALSLNSVIFSTVLYPKLFIDVLSPKQVVVHSACMFQYFLYYSSGLSDFLLLSAMSYDRFVSICKPLQYPTVMGRRTVVVLLTLAWFLPACEVAVATVLNSKQKLCDFTTTGIFCNNTILQLHCVKSTFLTFYGLFIMINLLVAPVIFILFTYVKIFIVTYHRCVKVRKKAAETCSPHLMVLLSFSCLSLFDVIIARLESDLPSIVRLIMALQILVYNPLFNPIIYGVKMKEIWKHIRKLFYQLVKQGRH; this is encoded by the coding sequence ATGGATGCTGAATTGAATGGAACTTTTATACATCTCGGTGGCTTTGTAGAGATGGTCAAGTATCGATATCTGTACTTTGTGGTCTTGTTGACAGTATACATCCTCATCCTCTGCACTAACTGCACCATTATATGTCTCATCTGGACCCACAGGAACCTTCATCAACCTATGTACATTTTCATCGCAGCTCTGTCGCTCAACTCTGTGATCTTTAGCACTGTTCTCTACCCCAAACTTTTCATTGACGTCTTATCTCCCAAACAGGTCGTCGTTCATTCCGCTTGCATGTTTCAATATTTCCTCTATTATTCTTCCGGCCTTTCAGACTTCCTGCTGTTGTCAGCCATGTCTTACGACAGGTTCGTGTCGATCTGCAAACCTCTGCAGTATCCAACTGTCATGGGGAGGAGAACCGTCGTCGTCCTCTTGACTTTGGCCTGGTTTCTGCCCGCATGTGAGGTCGCCGTGGCAACCGTGTTGAATTCCAAACAAAAACTCTGCGACTTCACAACAACGGGCATTTTTTGTAACAACACAATTCTTCAGCTCCACTGTGTAAAGTCAACATTTCTCACCTTCTATGGTTTGTTCATCATGATCAATCTTCTTGTTGCTCCTGTCATCTTCATCCTTTTCACGTACGTAAAGATATTTATAGTAACTTATCACAGGTGCGTAAAAGTCCGGAAAAAAGCGGCAGAGACATGTTCACCTCACCTGATGGTTTTGCTCAGCTTCTCTTGTTTAAGTCTATTTGACGTCATCATCGCCCGACTGGAGTCGGATCTTCCAAGCATTGTCCGTTTAATAATGGCTTTACAAATACTTGTGTATAATCCTCTTTTCAATCCCATCATTTATGGAGTGAAAATGAAAGAAATCTGGAAACACATCAGGAAATTGTTTTATCAACTGGTGAAGCAGggccgtcactag